The segment GATGCTATCAACTGCAGGGATTGGTATGCATTCACAGAGGCTGCAGAGCCCTCAAAGGGTCAAGTACTCTGCATTtgtttgtatttacattttaggCAATGTTAGCAACACTTAAAGTTGTTGGATCTAATCATTTGAAGTTTAAATACggtttcttttgaaacaaggtctcactatataattcaggctggcctttccttcccaagtatTTTGATGACGGATATGAGCCACTGTGTCCAACCTGAAATTTAGTTCTTTTCTAAGGCCACTCTAACGAGACCTGAGATTGAGAAGTTAACTGTCTACAAACTGCTAACATAAACCAAGCCCTGTAAAACAGACTGCAGCCAGAGGACAggttgctgtttcttttttttttttggtttttcgagacagggtttctctgtgtagccctggctgtcctggaattcactttgtagaccaggctggcctcgaactcagaaatccacctgcctctgcctcccaaatgctgatattaaaggccTCCCAGCCAGGTTGCTGTTTCTATGTCTGTCCCTCCTTACAGAGCCATTTTACCTGTAAATGACCACTCTTTGCCATCATTTTCACAAGTAAGGAATTTCAGAGGGTAGAACACTCCGTTGCCTTCATTGTGcagaaaaatcttaattttgtACCTGCTTCTTTTTTTGTCCTAACCCTGCCAAAGTAAAGCATCAACTTTGCAGCACTAAGTGAGAAAAGGAAGACAAGTTAATGGTGCTTGTTTACCCTTCTTGTGCATAAGAATGTCTCCCTTCTCACCATCTGATCATGCCTTGCATGCTTTCTGATAATGCCCTGTTTCTTGGGCCCCAGTGAAGCAGTTGTATGTCTGGAAAGTGTTGGCAGCCTTCCAGTTTCAGAGACACCTATCAGATACTTTGTAGTCTGGTGTACTTAGGTTATTGACTCCCATTGCTTCCTTAAAACTACCTCATACTTgccagtttaaaacaaaaacagggtggtggcgcacgccttctcAAACCTAGGATCTTTTGCATGCTAGTCAAATGCTCTACTATTGGGCTACATTTCTAGCTACATAAATATTTGTCGATAAGAATGGATAAAGTCAACCACAATAAAGATGTACAACCTTTTCACcaatattttcatattctgtttttaaatgaattcataAATTACTTTCTTTGTCTCAGACAACTCTCGGAGTCCATTCTCTGCTTGTACCATATGGGTTCCAGTGCCTGAGCTTAGGTCATTATCAGGCTTGGCAACTGGCACTTGTATCCAGGAGCCATTTCACTAGTACcaatatgggtattttgttgttgttgttaattatttaaattttattttaagatcttttgttttgccaggcatggtggcacatgcctttaatcccagcacttgggaggcagaggcaggtggatttctgagttcaaggccagcctggtctacagagtaagttccaggacagccagggctactcagagaaaccctgtctcgaaaaaccaaaaaaaaaaaacatgtgccTTCATTTTGCCTAAGATTGACAGAGAATCAGTCTTCTGTCAGGGGTTAAGTATTTTATTGGAAACGGGAGAGaaatgggtttttctttttctgtctcagtACCCCATGATTACTATTGAAATTTGTGCTTTAGTTTCAAGACAATTATCTCCTACATTGATGAGCAGTTTGAACGCTATCTACACGATGAGAGTGGACTGAACAGGCGGCACATCATTGATAACAGGGTACATTGTTGCTTCTACTTCATTTCACCTTTTGGACATGGGTGAGTCAGTTGTTTACCTCAGAAATCTCTTGCATGTTGTAATATATGAATGAGATGATTTTGAGAAAAAATTGTATGTTCCTATGCTTTCCCTAAATGTGTGGcatttaaacattgtttttagaCTGAAGCCCTTAGATGTTGCATTTATGAAAGCGATACACAATAAAGTGAATATTGTGCCTGTCATTGCGAAAGCTGACACCCTCACTCTGAAGGAGCGTGAACGGCTAAAGAAAAGGGTGAGTGGAAAGGAGATGGCCATGCCTTCTCAGCAGGACGTTGAGCTGCtcgggaaggaggagaaggaggacttCACCTGAGTTGCCAGGGGCAGGACTAcagaattcatttctttttgtgtattGGAACTCAAAGAATACTCAGTATTTGTAgggttttttaggtttttgtttgttctttttatttttcatcctcATGGAAGAATCAAATTTGTATAGTTAACACTCTTCGATAAAAATACCCTCGTTGAGTAGGAAGTGGCTGAGTATAAGGAGCTCCCCCAAGTACTAAGCTGAGTGGTGTGACATGGAAGTGTTGTCTCTCTACACCTgtgtggctttttgtttttgttctgttttgaagatactaaaggcatgtgccaccatgcccagctcaagaTTGATTAATCAATTAAGAAATTTTGATACtttgtgacagagtctcactatgtaaccttggctgttgtggaactcaccaTGCAGATCACAGtggcctcgaacttggagatCCACTACCCTCTGCaaccaagttctgggattactcTCATAATTCTTTTTGCCTGCATGATATACTCCTCTTCCCATTCAGTAGCTCTGTGAGACTCCTGCCTATTGCCATGAACTTTAGGTGCCTATAGTGTCTGTGTGCTCTCTGCTCTTGTCTCGGTAGATGATTGTGGGAGTGTTTTCAGCTTAGCTACTGTACTGAGGCTAGTACTAGTATTCCTACTGCTTTTTATGTTGAAAGTGAAAGTGTGTGATTGTTACTGTTATTGTTCTTATAGACAGAAAAactcaaaatttaaacaataacatTTTTGGCTGTTTTGAAAAGAACTTGAAAATAACTTGTCAGTTATTTGGCCTTTGATACACAAATAATTCTTACATATTTCTTggtggattttgtttttgatatttttattttttaaggtgatctcactgtgtagctctggcctatctggaacttgccatgtacaCCAAACTGGCTTGAACTTACAGAtgtctatctgcttctgcctctgcttcctgagtgtaaTACTTGTGAATTTCTAATATGAGTTAGCTAGCTAAAATAATATATACGTAACTAAAATTGATTCTAGTTTCATTATTATTCCAGATTTTGGATGAAATTGAAGAGCATAGCATTAAAATCTATCACTTACCTGATGCAGAGTCAGATGAAGNNNNNNNNNNNNNNNNNNNNNNNNNNNNNNNNNNNNNNNNNNNNNNNNNNNNNNNNNNNNNNNNNNNNNNNNNNNNNNNNNNNNNNNNNNNNNNNNNNNNNNNNNNNNNNNNNNNNNNNNNNNNNNNNNNNNNNNNNNNNNNNNNNNNNNNNNNNNNNNNNNNNNNNNNNNNNNNNNNNNNNNNNNNNNNNNNNNNNNNNNNNNNNNNNNNNNNNNNNNNNNNNNNNNNNNNNNNNNNNNNNNNNNNNNNNNNNNNNNNNNNNNNNNNNNNNNNNNNNNNNNNNNNNNNNNNNNNNNNNNNNNNNNNNNNNNNNNNNNNNNNNNNNNNNNNNNNNNNNNNNNNNNNNNNNNNNNNNNNNNNNNNNNNNNNNNNNNNNNNNNNNNNNNNNNNNNNNNNNNNNNNNNNNNNNNNNNNNNNNNNNNNNNNNNNNNNNNNNNNNNNNNNNNNNNNNNNNNNNNNNNNNNNNNNNNNNNNNNNNNNNNNNNNNNNNNNNNNNNNNNNNNNNNNNNNNNNNNNNNNNNNNNNNNNNNNNNNNNNNNNNNNNNNNNNNNNNNNNNNNNNNNNNNNNNNNNNNNNNNNNNNNNNNNNNNNNNNNNNNNNNNNNNNNNNNNNNNNNNNNNNNNNNNNNNNNNNNNNNNNNNNNNNNNNNNNNNNNNNNNNNNNNNNNNNNNNNNNNNNNNNNNNNNNNNNNNNNNNNNNNNNNNNNNNNNNNNNNNNNNNNNNNNNNNNNNNNNNNNNNNNNNNNNNNNAGAGGCCGTCTCTACCCATGGGGTGTTGTAGAGGTGGAGAACCCAGAACACAATGACTTTCTGAAGCTGAGAACGATGCTCATGTAAGACATTTGTTGTATTCACTAGGGCAGAGCTTAACATGAAGAGTAGGCCATTCAGAAACTGGGTATACCTCTGTTGCAGACAAATAAGACCATCGCAGTTGGCACTGAGGTTCTTTATTGGGGCTATGAGTCTCTCTGTTGAGTCTCTTTCTCCTAGGACTTGTATAGTACTTGCCCTTCTTGGTGTCCTcctttaaatgaatgtaaaactttttaaaaagaggactaggtggtggtggtgcacacctttattccagcactcaagaggcagaagtaggcaaatctctgagttgggggccagcctggtctactgagggAGTTCAAAGTTCtcgaacagtcagggctacacagagaaaccatcttagacaaaacaaaaaaggattaaaaacaatacacccctttccttttttaagaatATCTTCTCCTCttgaatagtttttaaattaagggTGATAACTTTTGATaacaatatggaaaaaaaaaagatatagtctATTGAACTCTATAttttaagagaagaataaaatgggCTTGATATCTGGGTCAGCaattaaaagtgcttgctgccactGTACCCATGTCAGGTACTCAAAAACCACCTGTGACAACAGTTCCAAGTGAcaggacaccctcttctggataATGCAAGCAcccaacacacatgtatataaacaaaacaaagacattctGGATGACAGCGTCACAGTTAGACGTAGGACACTACAAGTTATCACTGTCCCTCCAATAGCAGGTTTGCTAATGGAGGAAATGAGAACCTATGGTATCATGACTATTGCCCAGCAGACAGAGCGAGAGCCCCAGTGTCTATTAATGCTGCAGTCTGTAAGTCAGCAGCTCTGCTTCAGCCTGAGCCTAGGAAACTATAAATGCTATGGGTGTCAATTAGTTTAAGACTGTCTTGGTCTAGTTCTCATTGTTGTCTTATAAATATGGAAGCCCATTTGTCTTTTTCTGGAAACTAGAATGTTAGCATCTGGTGAGGTTCTTCTCACTATGTTAAAATGAATCAGGGGGTATCACATAGTGAGACAACAGATaacctattttattttcattagcaTGTGGTTATACGTGTTTTGGGGTACAATGTATTGAACACTCATTTACTGTATTACTAAaccacttccttctcttctcttctttgtgaAGCTTTCAAGCTTTACTCGTGTACTTCTCCATAAAATATAGTTCTTTAATGAAAAAGTTCAGAGAAGTAATATGAGTAAACTAATACTTTGATTAGTTAAATTACCGCCTACTTAGCTGTTTACTGAATGAGAGCCAGTATGTTGTTGCCATCTTAAGTTATTACAGATGTACCATAATCGTTCTGAGAGTGCTTAAGACAGGCTTGTGTGCAGTGCTGAGCTGGTGGCTGTGCCAGCCCCATCTTTCAGGGAATGTGAGTGCTGCACAGCAGCTGTGATATTCTCTGTTATGCTGCAAGTTGTGCCTGTCTTAAAATGAAGAAGGTGCAACTCCCTTTTTATCCAAATTCCTATTTCCCTAGATCCCGAGTCAACAGGAATGTGTTATAATTGTTctctacacatttttaaatgtgtaatgtttgaaaaaaaagagCTAGGCAGAGACCTATTAgaattgtatattttttataagATCTTttagaaaaagtattttatttcagttatcATTTATCGAAAAGTCTCCTAAAATCTCTTGTGTGTCCATATCCCTCCAATAGTAATGGCTTTGTAATGTGTCTTTAGTGCCTATGGCAGTGTCAAGAAGAGAATGTTCTATTGAGGTCTTAGTGTTGTAGCTTATTGTGGTTGCAAAGGAGCCCCACTTCACATAGGCTTCTTACCTGAAAGTCCAGCAAACTGAAGCTTACCAAATAATTTCTTGCCTCTTAGTACTGGCTTTTTTCTATGTGTGCCTGACTAAGACATTGCTGTTGTTCCCATGAGACTGCCATATCCTGAAACCCCTGTTGCATTTCTTTTTCAGAACCCACATGCAGGATCTACAGGAAGTAACCCAAGACCTTCACTATGAAAACTTCCGTTCTGAGAGGCTGAAGAGAGGCGGCAGGTTGTCACACTGGCTTCCCAGTATCATGTTCCCTGAATCACAttctcctgtctttcctgtgtatagctcagacttctttttttttgttttttcgagacagggtttctctgtgtagccctggctgtcctggaactcaccaggctggcctcaaacacagaaatctgcctgcttctgcctcccaagtgctgggattaaaggcgtgcgccaccactgccaggcttagcTCGGACTTCTTAATCAAAGACAACATGTGCTTCCTATTCAAGTACTGTTAAAAGAATATTGTTAATTCAGTCAAGTGGTGGTGGGGACGGGAAAGAGACGTTTACAATGTGCACGGCAAGACACTTGctcctcttgcagaagacctgagttcaattcccagcaccctcaagGCAGCtaaaaactgtctgtaactctccGTTCCAGGgtatttgatgccttcttctggcatctttgtgcaccaggcatgcatgtagtgcatgGCAGGCAAAGCACacaagtaaattaattaattattaacatGTCTTTTAAACAAACAGTTTTAGATGGGAAAGCCAGAGGCTGGTATTGGTACTTTTGTAGAAGTATTGCTGTGTTTATAAATAAACGATGGGCTTGCTTACCATTGAGAGCTGTGGAAGGTAAGCTCGCCATAGGTCTCACTGGAGTAACAGCTACATTCTCTACAGATTCTGCAAGTGGCCAGATCCATtcactttttctcttttgctgtaCTAGTGTAGTTGtgtgatgtcttagttagggttttactgctgtgaacagacaccttgaccaaggcagctcttataaggacaacatctaattgggactggcttacagattcagaggttcagtccattagcatcaaggcaggaacatagcaacatccaggcaggcatggtactggaggagctgggagttctacatcttcatctgaaggctgctagtggaatactggcttccaagaagctatgatgagggtcttaagcccacacctacagtgtgacacacttactccaacaaggacacactgggccaaacatatacaaaccatcacatatgaGATGTGTGCTTTGTGACCCAACTGCATCCAAAAAAACCATGTCTCTAGGAAGCTTACAagtacctgtaacttcagctccaatgGATCCAACACCTTTGACCTGAGGGCACCAGCATTCATATGCACTTATTCATATATagtttcacacatatatacacaaataagaataaaatagtttttgaaaTATGTTAATTTGGAAATACTATGTTAATTTAGAAAGGTTTTTACTAGCATACCTGTTGGTGTTGTCAGTGAGCTTTCCTCAGTTCTGTCTGCCAGCCTCTGTTCACTCAGctccttctggcttcttcatgtGTAATAGTTTTATTCACAATATAGTCATAAAGGGGAACTTACCTAAACCAAGTCCTTTCTTTGGGTTAGACCTGCTACTTTTGACTATAAGACAGTCAAATCATCTTTTCAGCTTACAGAAATAAGTTCTGAATGTCCAGTTtcatgttttgtctgtttttttcttccttgtgttcTCTTAATTATCATGTCTTTAATTTAAAGAGCCTTAAGTGAAGGGTACccctacacatacaaacacacagtaGGGGGCTCCCCTCATACCCTGCATTAGGCACAAACCACACCCTGTTTTcacagagaaaaattaaaaaatagaaaagtaaaagtaaaagtttCTGCTATCTGGCTCCAAAAGAAAAacgcctctgcctcccctgtactgggactaaaggcgtgcactaccactaccCTCCACAggttcagtttttaaaaggagaaaggggaggtcTGGATTAGAATGGCTCGGATGCTTTGACTGGGCATGCTAATTATGTGAACCACAGGAGGCTTTTGATGGCTTCAGTGCTTTGATAACTGGATGTTAGAGTAAGTATCTGAATAAGGGAATCGACCTGGATGGAGAGCTTTAGGGATGTAATCTATGGTTTACAAGGGGGTGGGagaaggccaggccaggcctgCCAGAGCCCTGCTTGCCATGCCTGCACTGGCCAGACACCCTTCAGGAAGCATGGAATTATAAAGCGAAATTCTTTagaattctaaaaagttttttatCTCTATTCAGAAATACAGTATTACAGTATTAAAATTGTAATTTCTTTTCCCTTAGGAAAGTAGAGAATGAGGACATGAATAAAGACCAGATCTTGCTTGAAAAGGAGGCTGAGGTAAAGTAAAATGGTTGTATTCTGGAATTTATAGCTGTTTTATGTCCAAAAATTTCAGTTtattatagtttttctttcttacttttttgaaGCATTGTTCTCtagtctttaaaatatatgtaaatacatagtaTACATATTTTAAGATGTATTGCCTCATTCAAGTGGCAGTTTAGCtaacaataaaaagtaatataactgattttttttttttttataaactgttTAAAAGTCTTTTTCCCTATACATAGACAATAACCGATTGGGAAACATAATGAAGCTGCCATTGCATTCATTACCAAACATAGGGTAGAAATATATAAGACTTACttggaagaagaaataagagCTTGGTGCTAATAAGATAATGAAGGTTAAAACACAGCATTGTGGATAGGACAATCAGTATAGGAATTCAGTCCTCTAAACCTCTAAATTTAAAACCATGTGAAAAATACCCTAGCAAAATGGTATTCTTTTGTTTCCTAAGGGGTGTTTGGTAATGTAATTGTAATGTTTGAAGGAGTAAGCAAGTATGTGGTGCACAAGGGAGCTCACTGAATACTGGACTAGAGAATAGTTGATAACCAAATATCAGCTAGCAATTGACCAGGACTGTAGAATAATACTAATGAAATGGTGCAGTTTATTTAGTGGTGATGTGGTCACAGGGGACAGCCTTTTCtaaggctttgaaaaaaatagtttctttgAACAGTGAATTCTGTGTGGATATTTGTAATAACCACAAAGCCACCTGAAGAACATGTGAG is part of the Mastomys coucha isolate ucsf_1 unplaced genomic scaffold, UCSF_Mcou_1 pScaffold14, whole genome shotgun sequence genome and harbors:
- the Septin2 gene encoding septin-2; the encoded protein is MSKQQPTQFINPETPGYVGFANLPNQVHRKSVKKGFEFTLMVVGESGLGKSTLINSLFLTDLYPERIIPGAAEKIERTVQIEASTVEIEERGVKLRLTVVDTPGYGDAINCRDCFKTIISYIDEQFERYLHDESGLNRRHIIDNRVHCCFYFISPFGHGLKPLDVAFMKAIHNKVNIVPVIAKADTLTLKERERLKKRILDEIEEHSIKIYHLPDAESDEGRLYPWGVVEVENPEHNDFLKLRTMLITHMQDLQEVTQDLHYENFRSERLKRGGRKVENEDMNKDQILLEKEAELRRMQEMIARMQAQMQMQMQGGDTDSGTLGHHV